The nucleotide window GCCGACGAAGGCCGCGCGGAACTCCGGGTCGGCCGGCAGACCGGTCTCGTCGGCGGCGTCCAGCAGCAGCTCGACCCACCGCCGCCGCTGCGCCTCGGTGATGTCCTTGCCCAGGTGGTGGCCGAGCATCGCGGGGTAGCCGCCGCGCTCGCGGGTGTAGCGGTCCGGGCCGCCGAGGACCTCGCCGAGCCACAGCGCCACGTGCCGTGGGTGGTCGCCGTCCATGTGCGCGAATAGCGGACCGACCAACGGGTCCCGCCGCACGTGGTCGTAGAACGTCCTGGTCAGCCGTTCCAGGGCGGTGAGCCCGCCGGCCCAGTCGTAGAGCGAGGGCACCGAGCCGCCGGCGCCGTGCACCGGGGTCCGGGCGTAGTGCCGCATCTCCTCGATGTCGTCGATCCACGGCCCCACCGCGGCGAGGAAC belongs to Modestobacter sp. L9-4 and includes:
- a CDS encoding group II truncated hemoglobin, translating into MIVEYIRYRVDEESWPAFEAAWARAAAVLARAVQCVDHELSRSVDEPACAVVRLTWTSAEDHLQGFRGGPLFPEFLAAVGPWIDDIEEMRHYARTPVHGAGGSVPSLYDWAGGLTALERLTRTFYDHVRRDPLVGPLFAHMDGDHPRHVALWLGEVLGGPDRYTRERGGYPAMLGHHLGKDITEAQRRRWVELLLDAADETGLPADPEFRAAFVGYLEWGTRLAVANSRPGADVVRSAPVPRWGWGVAPPWVG